A genomic window from Quercus lobata isolate SW786 chromosome 10, ValleyOak3.0 Primary Assembly, whole genome shotgun sequence includes:
- the LOC115964398 gene encoding uncharacterized protein LOC115964398: MAVPKKTGTHPSRVLSVAQLPAEESQPGPKRAGINFHPILSFSEEDKIGTIQPHDDVKRVIVNGDSAAKVMYLDLYKGLRLKPEDLMPYSSPLMSFNGKLVIPKGMIRLPIQTGPEIVEVNFIVVDTYTPYTAIVGRP; this comes from the coding sequence ATGGCCGTACCAAAAAAAACAGGCACGCACCCTTCACGGGTGTTATCGGTGGCTCAGTTGCCTGCCGAGGAGTCCCAACCAGGGCCAAAGAGGGCCGGAATAAACTTTCATCCCATCTTGAGTTTTTCAGAAGAGGACAAGATTGGAACCATCCAGCCCCACGATGATGTGAAAAGAGTGATAGTGAATGGCGACAGTGCGGCTAAGGTTATGTACCTCGACCTTTACAAAGGGTTGAGGTTAAAACCGGAGGACTTGATGCCCTATAGCTCTCCTCTGATGAGCTTCAACGGGAAGCTGGTCATTCCAAAGGGCATGATTAGGTTACCCATCCAGACCGGCCCAGAAATAGTAGAGGTGAACTTTATCGTGGTGGACACCTACACCCCCTATACAGCCATCGTCGGTAGGCCCTGA